In one window of Coffea eugenioides isolate CCC68of unplaced genomic scaffold, Ceug_1.0 ScVebR1_1658;HRSCAF=2545, whole genome shotgun sequence DNA:
- the LOC113755707 gene encoding caffeoylshikimate esterase-like, whose amino-acid sequence MSLHPVAEANEKSPFGSLTPEEFYARHKVTHGTEFITNPRGLKLFTQWWIPLPDSGKPLFGVVCVVHGFTCESSWFVQLTSVHLAKQGFAVCAIDHQGHGFSEGLQAHVPDINPVVDDCAAFFDDFRERHAPPDWPTFLYSESLGGAIALLITLRKDLKRPYDGIVLNGAMCGVSDKFKPPWPLEHFLPIVAAVVPTWPVIPTRGRIPEVSFKVEWKRKLAVASPKRPLAMPRAATAQELLRLSRELQGRFEEVTVPLLIVHGGDNKICDPACAEDLYKRAASKDKTIHIYPGMWHQLVGESDEDVERVFGDIVEWLRTRAERDIENGSGDGC is encoded by the exons ATGTCCTTGCACCCAGTTGCGGAAGCTAACGAGAAGAGCCCATTTGGGTCGTTGACTCCGGAGGAATTCTACGCTCGCCATAAGGTCACTCATGGCACCGAGTTCATCACGAATCCTCGTGGCCTTAAACTATTTACTCAATGGTGGATCCCACTTCCCGATTCTGGCAAGCCCCTATTCGGCGTCGTCTGCGTCGTCCATGGCTTCACCTGCGAGTCCAGTTGGTTCGTGCAGCTCACCTCCGTCCATCTCGCCAAACAGGGATTCGCGGTCTGCGCTATCGACCACCAGGGCCACGGGTTCTCGGAGGGTCTCCAGGCTCACGTTCCCGACATCAATCCCGTCGTCGACGACTGCGCAGCCTTCTTTGATGACTTCCGTGAACGCCATGCGCCTCCCGATTGGCCGACGTTTCTGTACTCGGAGTCGCTTGGTGGGGCGATTGCGCTCTTGATTACCCTCCGGAAGGACTTGAAAAGGCCGTACGACGGCATCGTTTTGAATGGAGCTATGTGTGGCGTCAGCGACAAGTTTAAGCCGCCGTGGCCGCTGGAGCATTTTCTTCCCATCGTTGCCGCTGTGGTTCCCACTTGGCCTGTGATCCCCACTCGCGGGAGGATTCCTGAGGTCTCCTTCAAG GTGGAGTGGAAGAGGAAGTTAGCAGTGGCAAGCCCAAAAAGGCCATTGGCTATGCCACGGGCTGCCACGGCGCAGGAACTGCTGAGGTTGAGCAGGGAATTGCAAGGCAGGTTTGAGGAGGTGACGGTGCCACTTCTGATAGTGCACGGTGGTGATAACAAAATATGCGACCCGGCGTGTGCGGAGGATTTGTACAAACGCGCTGCCAGTAAGGATAAGACCATCCACATATATCCCGGCATGTGGCACCAGCTGGTTGGTGAGTCTGACGAGGATGTCGAGCGCGTGTTTGGAGACATTGTGGAGTGGCTTCGGACTAGAGCTGAACGAGACATTGAGAACGGCAGCGGAGATGGTTGTTAG
- the LOC113755706 gene encoding uncharacterized protein LOC113755706, producing MAAASQGFPNVQDDYLELEEELNRLTILGGACFPMGKLIYDPEVEKAARRRRQETKRRKEGHLSFANESVENEFSMANTQTLRELATPDLTHQPLCITFPTLAENTSFDLKSGLIQLLPSFHGLSGEEPHKHVKEFEVVCSSMKPPGFLEKFFPASRAASLRKEICSIKQYSGESLYDFWERFNKLCARCPQHQISEQLLIQYFYEGLQSTDRSIIDAASGGALANKTPREAWDLIEAMAENSQQFGFRESNPTRRINEAETSSIQQQLSELTSAVRQLAMRDTPRAKVCGICTSMDHCTDSCPILQEDGAEQVNMAGGVPAPRRQYDPYSNTYNSGWRDHPNLSYGNRQQGSFPNRPPGFHQPWQPKSQPSSSNSGSSLEDLVKSLATTTTQLHQEIKADKKDQEARISQLATAINRLESHVYGKLPSQPEVNPKNVSAMTLRSGKELEGPKAGEDNKGRKGKRNPGCVPQSSSKHPPIGRDQAGTQIRKVLKRLSVFAIYATNPSVQEFSKFACRGKFKVAANKSYRMKAIHEVKMERKFREKVALNGHVDPGGRPPITRKMQLHPD from the exons ATGGCAGCTGCAAGTCAAGGGTTTCCAAATGTTCAAGATGATTATCTAGAGTTGGAGGAAGAATTGAATAGATTGACAATTCTTGGTGGCGCTTGTTTTCCTATGG GTAAATTGATATACGATcctgaggttgagaaggcagcGCGTAGGCGAAGACAAGAAACCAAGAGACGAAAAGAAGGGCACTTATCTTTTGCGAACGAGTCAGTAGAAAACGAATTTAGCATGGCCAACACCCAGACATTAAGGGAGCTGGCTACCCCAGACCTGACTCATCAGCCCTTGTGCATCACGTTCCCAACTCTGGCTGAAAATACCTCTTTCGACCTGAAATCGGGGTTGATTCAGCTCCTGCCTTCGTTCCATGGTCTCTCTGGCGAAGAACCCCACAAACATGTCAAGGAATTCGAAGTAGTTTGCTCTAGCATGAAGCCTCCTGGG TTCCTGGAGAAATTTTTCCCCGCGTCCCGGGCTGCAAGTTTGAGGAAGGAGATTTGCAGCATCAAGCAGTACTCCGGGGAGTCATTGTACGATTTTTGGGAAAGGTTCAACAAGTTGTGCGCTAGATGCCCACAGCATCAGATTAGTGAACAACTGTTGATCCAGTACTTCTATGAGGGACTCCAGTCAACTGACAGGAGTATTATTGACGCTGCGAGTGGAGGAGCCCTGGCGAACAAGACACCGAGGGAAGCATGGGACCTTATTGAAGCCATGGCAGAAAACTCTCAGCAGTTCGGCTTCCGTGAGAGCAATCCTACCCGTAGAATCAATGAGGCAGAGACGTCATCCATCCAGCAGCAACTGTCAGAGTTGACGTCTGCTGTCAGGCAATTGGCCATGAGAGACACACCGCGAGCGAAGGTGTGTGGAATCTGTACTAGCATGGACCACTGCACGGATTCGTGCCCCATTCTGCAAGAGGACGGGGCGGAACAGGTAAATATGGccggaggcgtgcccgcgccccGCAGGCAGTATGACCCGTATTCCAACACATACAACTCCGGTTGGAGAGACCATCCCAATCTAAGTTATGGGAACAGGCAACAAGGTTCATTCCCGaatcgtccaccaggattccaccagccttggcaaccaaaatctcaaccctCATCCTCCAATTCAGGAAGCTCCTTGGAAGACCTAGTCAAAAGCCTGGCCACAACTACTACTCAGCTTCATCAGGAGATCAAAGCGGACAAGAAGGACCAAGAAGCTCGGATAAGCCAACTGGCAACCGCTATTAACCGTTTGGAGTCCCACGTTTATGGGAAACTGCCATCGCAGCCCGAGGTGAATCCCaagaatgtaagtgccatgacgctgaggagtggcaaggagcTGGAAGGGCCTAaa GCTGGAGAAGACAATAAAGGTAGAAAGGGGAAAAGAAATCCTGGATGTGTTCCGcaaagttcaagtaaacatcCCCCTATTGGACGTGATCAAGCAGGTACCCAAATACgcaaagttcttaaaagactt TCTGTGTTTGCTATCTATGCCACTAatccctctgtgcaagaattttctaagtttgctTGTAGGGGTAAATTCAAGGTTGCTGCGAACAAGTCCTATAGGATGAAAGCAATTCACGAGgtgaaaatggagagaaaatttaGGGAAAAGGTTGCACTCAATGGCCACGTGGATCCCGGAGGAAGGCcaccaattacaagaaaaatgcaattacaTCCAGACTAA